One stretch of Oncorhynchus gorbuscha isolate QuinsamMale2020 ecotype Even-year linkage group LG21, OgorEven_v1.0, whole genome shotgun sequence DNA includes these proteins:
- the LOC124008678 gene encoding uncharacterized protein LOC124008678: protein MSLNTFHLMQTLKNSPSVLRRRFRRDRTESLSHGDPLFKVHYLGTEKIFSLDLQQAQDAIARLLEGASNGKKLGKDHALVVRPRYVEVKELSTGRQLTKTYLQDIAYCAADTTRPNVFLYICKHHGQQLHCRVFWCSRAERARDMTACLAHSFQRALNDWQGDGDVGLGGSTDTLTPEKDGVKEGEDMPSTTTNTKSSIQPDSCGRVRWKKRSSLSRSPLRAMTRKGSASDIWH from the exons ATGTCTCTCAACACCTTCCACCTGATGCAGACCCTCAAGAATTCCCCGTCTGTTTTACGCCGCCGCTTCCGCCGTGACCGCACCGAGTCCCTCTCCCACGGCGACCCGCTCTTCAAGGTCCACTACCTGGGCACTGAGAAAATCTTCTCCCTGGATCTACAGCAGGCCCAGGACGCCATAGCCCGGCTGCTCGAAGGGGCCTCCAACGGAAAGAAACTGGGCAAAGACCATGCGTTGGTGGTTCGTCCACGCTACGTCGAAGTCAAAGAGCTCAGCACTGGACGCCAGCTCACGAAGACGTACCTCCAGGACATCGCCTACTGCGCGGCCGACACCACCAGACCCAACGTGTTTCTGTACATCTGTAAGCATCACGGGCAACAGCTGCACTGCCGGGTGTTCTGGTGCAGCCGGGCAGAGCGGGCACGGGACATGACGGCCTGCCTGGCACACTCTTTCCAGAGGGCACTGAATGACTGGCAGGGGGACGGGGATGTTGGGTTAGGGGGAAGTACTGACACGCTGACCCCAGAAAAGGacggggtgaaggagggagaggatatGCCCagcaccactactaacaccaAAAGCTCCATACAACCAGACAGCTGTGGAAGAG TCCGTTGGAAGAAGAGGAGCTCCCTGTCTCGTAGTCCACTGAGAGCCATGACCAGGAAGGGCTCTGCCTCTGACATCTGGCACTGA